A stretch of Miscanthus floridulus cultivar M001 chromosome 13, ASM1932011v1, whole genome shotgun sequence DNA encodes these proteins:
- the LOC136500812 gene encoding 4-coumarate--CoA ligase 1-like isoform X3, with amino-acid sequence MWSTEEQQQPVAVVEEASPEIIFRSKLPDIAINNTLPLHRYCFERHPEVADRPCLIDGATGAVLTYAEVDRLTRRLAAALRRAPLGLGRDAVVMNLMLNSAEFVLSFFAASRVGAAVTTANPMSTPHEIANQIAASGATVVFTEYMAVDKLPVKADGGLTVVLIDARRDGCLHFWDDVMASVPDEEVDDEDQEEAEAAAGFDPDDVVALPYSSGTTGLPKGVMLTHRSLSTSVAQQVDGDNPNIGFTADDVILCSLPMFHIYSLNTIMMCGLRVGAAIVVMRRFDLTRMMQLVERHRITIAPLVPPIVVAVAKSDEAASHDLSSVRMVLSGAAPMGKDIEDAFMAKLPGAVLGQGYGMTEAGPVLSMCLGFAKEPFKVKSGACGTVVRNAELKIVDPDTGKSLGRNLPGEICIRGQQIMKGYLNNPEATKNSIDADGWLHTGDVGFVDDDDEIFIVDRLKEIIKYKGLQVAPAELEALLITHPSIADAAVIGKQVEPEIGEIPVAFVAKAKGTELSEDDVKQFVAKEVIYYKKVRQVIFVDKIPKAPSGKILRKELRKQLQQQQQVV; translated from the exons ATGTGGTccaccgaggagcagcagcagccggtggCCGTCGTGGAGGAGGCGTCGCCGGAGATCATCTTCCGGTCCAAACTCCCtgacatcgccatcaacaacaccCTCCCGCTGCATCGCTACTGCTTCGAGCGCCACCCCGAGGTGGCCGACCGCCCCTGCCTCATCGACGGCGCGACGGGCGCCGTGCTCACCTACGCCGAGGTGGACCGCCTGACCCGGCGCCTGGCCGCGGCGCTCCGGCGCGCGCCGCTGGGGCTCGGCCGCGACGCGGTGGTGATGAACCTCATGCTCAACTCGGCCGAGTTCGTGCTCTCCTTCTTCGCCGCGTCCCGCGTGGGCGCCGCGGTCACCACCGCCAACCCGATGTCCACGCCGCACGAGATCGCCAACCAGATCGCGGCCTCCGGCGCCACCGTCGTGTTCACGGAGTACATGGCCGTGGACAAGCTCCCCGTCAAGGCCGACGGCGGACTCACGGTCGTCCTCATCGACGCGCGCCGCGACGGGTGCCTCCACTTCTGGGACGACGTCATGGCCAGCGTCCCCGACGAAGAGGTCGACGACGAGGACCAAGAAGAAGCAGAAGCGGCGGCGGGCTTCGACCCCGACGACGTGGTGGCACTGCCCTACTCGTCCGGCACGACGGGGCTCCCCAAGGGCGTGATGCTGACGCACCGGAGCCTGAGCACCAGCGTGGCGCAGCAGGTGGACGGCGACAACCCCAACATAGGCTTCACCGCGGACGACGTAATCCTGTGCTCGCTGCCCATGTTCCACATCTACTCGCTCAACACCATCATGATGTGCGGCCTCCGCGTCGGCGCCGCCATCGTGGTCATGCGCCGCTTCGACCTCACCAGGATGATGCAGCTCGTGGAGCGCCACCGGATCACCATCGCCCCGCTGGTGCCGCCCATCGTGGTCGCCGTGGCCAAGAGCGACGAGGCCGCGTCCCACGACCTGTCGTCCGTCAGGATGGTGCTCTCCGGCGCCGCGCCCATGGGGAAGGACATCGAGGACGCCTTCATGGCCAAGCTCCCCGGCGCCGTGCTCGGACAG GGGTACGGCATGACGGAGGCCGGGCCGGTGCTGTCCATGTGCCTGGGGTTCGCCAAGGAGCCCTTCAAGGTGAAGTCCGGCGCGTGCGGCACGGTGGTGCGCAACGCCGAGCTCAAGATCGTCGACCCGGACACCGGTAAGTCTCTCGGCCGGAACCTCCCCGGAGAGATCTGCATCAGGGGCCAGCAGATCATGAAAG GTTACCTGAACAACCCGGAGGCGACGAAGAATAGCATCGACGCCGATGGGTGGCTGCACACTGGCGACGTCGGCTttgtggacgacgacgacgagatcTTCATCGTGGACAGGCTTAAGGAGATCATCAAGTACAAGGGCCTCCAGGTGGCCCCCGCAGAGCTAGAGGCCCTGCTCATCACCCACCCAAGCATCGCCGATGCCGCTGTCATCGG GAAACAAGTCGAGCCAGAAATCGGGGAAATCCCAGTCGCCTTTGTGGCCAAGGCCAAAGGGACCGAGCTCAGCGAAGATGACGTGAAACAATTTGTGGCCAAGGAG GTGATCTACTACAAGAAGGTCCGTCAAGTGATCTTCGTGGACAAGATCCCCAAGGCTCCATCGGGCAAGATATTGCGCAAGGAGCTAAGGAAGCAGCTTCAGCAGCAGCAACAAGTGGTGTGA
- the LOC136500812 gene encoding 4-coumarate--CoA ligase 1-like isoform X1 gives MWSTEEQQQPVAVVEEASPEIIFRSKLPDIAINNTLPLHRYCFERHPEVADRPCLIDGATGAVLTYAEVDRLTRRLAAALRRAPLGLGRDAVVMNLMLNSAEFVLSFFAASRVGAAVTTANPMSTPHEIANQIAASGATVVFTEYMAVDKLPVKADGGLTVVLIDARRDGCLHFWDDVMASVPDEEVDDEDQEEAEAAAGFDPDDVVALPYSSGTTGLPKGVMLTHRSLSTSVAQQVDGDNPNIGFTADDVILCSLPMFHIYSLNTIMMCGLRVGAAIVVMRRFDLTRMMQLVERHRITIAPLVPPIVVAVAKSDEAASHDLSSVRMVLSGAAPMGKDIEDAFMAKLPGAVLGQGYGMTEAGPVLSMCLGFAKEPFKVKSGACGTVVRNAELKIVDPDTGKSLGRNLPGEICIRGQQIMKGYLNNPEATKNSIDADGWLHTGDVGFVDDDDEIFIVDRLKEIIKYKGLQVAPAELEALLITHPSIADAAVIGKQVEPEIGEIPVAFVAKAKGTELSEDDVKQFVAKEVIFIFLIALFESMHVLMINVNIRNGIIELKVIYYKKVRQVIFVDKIPKAPSGKILRKELRKQLQQQQQVV, from the exons ATGTGGTccaccgaggagcagcagcagccggtggCCGTCGTGGAGGAGGCGTCGCCGGAGATCATCTTCCGGTCCAAACTCCCtgacatcgccatcaacaacaccCTCCCGCTGCATCGCTACTGCTTCGAGCGCCACCCCGAGGTGGCCGACCGCCCCTGCCTCATCGACGGCGCGACGGGCGCCGTGCTCACCTACGCCGAGGTGGACCGCCTGACCCGGCGCCTGGCCGCGGCGCTCCGGCGCGCGCCGCTGGGGCTCGGCCGCGACGCGGTGGTGATGAACCTCATGCTCAACTCGGCCGAGTTCGTGCTCTCCTTCTTCGCCGCGTCCCGCGTGGGCGCCGCGGTCACCACCGCCAACCCGATGTCCACGCCGCACGAGATCGCCAACCAGATCGCGGCCTCCGGCGCCACCGTCGTGTTCACGGAGTACATGGCCGTGGACAAGCTCCCCGTCAAGGCCGACGGCGGACTCACGGTCGTCCTCATCGACGCGCGCCGCGACGGGTGCCTCCACTTCTGGGACGACGTCATGGCCAGCGTCCCCGACGAAGAGGTCGACGACGAGGACCAAGAAGAAGCAGAAGCGGCGGCGGGCTTCGACCCCGACGACGTGGTGGCACTGCCCTACTCGTCCGGCACGACGGGGCTCCCCAAGGGCGTGATGCTGACGCACCGGAGCCTGAGCACCAGCGTGGCGCAGCAGGTGGACGGCGACAACCCCAACATAGGCTTCACCGCGGACGACGTAATCCTGTGCTCGCTGCCCATGTTCCACATCTACTCGCTCAACACCATCATGATGTGCGGCCTCCGCGTCGGCGCCGCCATCGTGGTCATGCGCCGCTTCGACCTCACCAGGATGATGCAGCTCGTGGAGCGCCACCGGATCACCATCGCCCCGCTGGTGCCGCCCATCGTGGTCGCCGTGGCCAAGAGCGACGAGGCCGCGTCCCACGACCTGTCGTCCGTCAGGATGGTGCTCTCCGGCGCCGCGCCCATGGGGAAGGACATCGAGGACGCCTTCATGGCCAAGCTCCCCGGCGCCGTGCTCGGACAG GGGTACGGCATGACGGAGGCCGGGCCGGTGCTGTCCATGTGCCTGGGGTTCGCCAAGGAGCCCTTCAAGGTGAAGTCCGGCGCGTGCGGCACGGTGGTGCGCAACGCCGAGCTCAAGATCGTCGACCCGGACACCGGTAAGTCTCTCGGCCGGAACCTCCCCGGAGAGATCTGCATCAGGGGCCAGCAGATCATGAAAG GTTACCTGAACAACCCGGAGGCGACGAAGAATAGCATCGACGCCGATGGGTGGCTGCACACTGGCGACGTCGGCTttgtggacgacgacgacgagatcTTCATCGTGGACAGGCTTAAGGAGATCATCAAGTACAAGGGCCTCCAGGTGGCCCCCGCAGAGCTAGAGGCCCTGCTCATCACCCACCCAAGCATCGCCGATGCCGCTGTCATCGG GAAACAAGTCGAGCCAGAAATCGGGGAAATCCCAGTCGCCTTTGTGGCCAAGGCCAAAGGGACCGAGCTCAGCGAAGATGACGTGAAACAATTTGTGGCCAAGGAGGTGATATTTATTTTCTTGATTGCTCTGTTTGAGTCCATGCATGTTCTGATGATAAATGTGAACATTAGGAATGGAATAATAGAACTCAAG GTGATCTACTACAAGAAGGTCCGTCAAGTGATCTTCGTGGACAAGATCCCCAAGGCTCCATCGGGCAAGATATTGCGCAAGGAGCTAAGGAAGCAGCTTCAGCAGCAGCAACAAGTGGTGTGA
- the LOC136500812 gene encoding 4-coumarate--CoA ligase 1-like isoform X2, whose protein sequence is MWSTEEQQQPVAVVEEASPEIIFRSKLPDIAINNTLPLHRYCFERHPEVADRPCLIDGATGAVLTYAEVDRLTRRLAAALRRAPLGLGRDAVVMNLMLNSAEFVLSFFAASRVGAAVTTANPMSTPHEIANQIAASGATVVFTEYMAVDKLPVKADGGLTVVLIDARRDGCLHFWDDVMASVPDEEVDDEDQEEAEAAAGFDPDDVVALPYSSGTTGLPKGVMLTHRSLSTSVAQQVDGDNPNIGFTADDVILCSLPMFHIYSLNTIMMCGLRVGAAIVVMRRFDLTRMMQLVERHRITIAPLVPPIVVAVAKSDEAASHDLSSVRMVLSGAAPMGKDIEDAFMAKLPGAVLGQGYGMTEAGPVLSMCLGFAKEPFKVKSGACGTVVRNAELKIVDPDTGYLNNPEATKNSIDADGWLHTGDVGFVDDDDEIFIVDRLKEIIKYKGLQVAPAELEALLITHPSIADAAVIGKQVEPEIGEIPVAFVAKAKGTELSEDDVKQFVAKEVIFIFLIALFESMHVLMINVNIRNGIIELKVIYYKKVRQVIFVDKIPKAPSGKILRKELRKQLQQQQQVV, encoded by the exons ATGTGGTccaccgaggagcagcagcagccggtggCCGTCGTGGAGGAGGCGTCGCCGGAGATCATCTTCCGGTCCAAACTCCCtgacatcgccatcaacaacaccCTCCCGCTGCATCGCTACTGCTTCGAGCGCCACCCCGAGGTGGCCGACCGCCCCTGCCTCATCGACGGCGCGACGGGCGCCGTGCTCACCTACGCCGAGGTGGACCGCCTGACCCGGCGCCTGGCCGCGGCGCTCCGGCGCGCGCCGCTGGGGCTCGGCCGCGACGCGGTGGTGATGAACCTCATGCTCAACTCGGCCGAGTTCGTGCTCTCCTTCTTCGCCGCGTCCCGCGTGGGCGCCGCGGTCACCACCGCCAACCCGATGTCCACGCCGCACGAGATCGCCAACCAGATCGCGGCCTCCGGCGCCACCGTCGTGTTCACGGAGTACATGGCCGTGGACAAGCTCCCCGTCAAGGCCGACGGCGGACTCACGGTCGTCCTCATCGACGCGCGCCGCGACGGGTGCCTCCACTTCTGGGACGACGTCATGGCCAGCGTCCCCGACGAAGAGGTCGACGACGAGGACCAAGAAGAAGCAGAAGCGGCGGCGGGCTTCGACCCCGACGACGTGGTGGCACTGCCCTACTCGTCCGGCACGACGGGGCTCCCCAAGGGCGTGATGCTGACGCACCGGAGCCTGAGCACCAGCGTGGCGCAGCAGGTGGACGGCGACAACCCCAACATAGGCTTCACCGCGGACGACGTAATCCTGTGCTCGCTGCCCATGTTCCACATCTACTCGCTCAACACCATCATGATGTGCGGCCTCCGCGTCGGCGCCGCCATCGTGGTCATGCGCCGCTTCGACCTCACCAGGATGATGCAGCTCGTGGAGCGCCACCGGATCACCATCGCCCCGCTGGTGCCGCCCATCGTGGTCGCCGTGGCCAAGAGCGACGAGGCCGCGTCCCACGACCTGTCGTCCGTCAGGATGGTGCTCTCCGGCGCCGCGCCCATGGGGAAGGACATCGAGGACGCCTTCATGGCCAAGCTCCCCGGCGCCGTGCTCGGACAG GGGTACGGCATGACGGAGGCCGGGCCGGTGCTGTCCATGTGCCTGGGGTTCGCCAAGGAGCCCTTCAAGGTGAAGTCCGGCGCGTGCGGCACGGTGGTGCGCAACGCCGAGCTCAAGATCGTCGACCCGGACACCG GTTACCTGAACAACCCGGAGGCGACGAAGAATAGCATCGACGCCGATGGGTGGCTGCACACTGGCGACGTCGGCTttgtggacgacgacgacgagatcTTCATCGTGGACAGGCTTAAGGAGATCATCAAGTACAAGGGCCTCCAGGTGGCCCCCGCAGAGCTAGAGGCCCTGCTCATCACCCACCCAAGCATCGCCGATGCCGCTGTCATCGG GAAACAAGTCGAGCCAGAAATCGGGGAAATCCCAGTCGCCTTTGTGGCCAAGGCCAAAGGGACCGAGCTCAGCGAAGATGACGTGAAACAATTTGTGGCCAAGGAGGTGATATTTATTTTCTTGATTGCTCTGTTTGAGTCCATGCATGTTCTGATGATAAATGTGAACATTAGGAATGGAATAATAGAACTCAAG GTGATCTACTACAAGAAGGTCCGTCAAGTGATCTTCGTGGACAAGATCCCCAAGGCTCCATCGGGCAAGATATTGCGCAAGGAGCTAAGGAAGCAGCTTCAGCAGCAGCAACAAGTGGTGTGA